The nucleotide window AGTGGATCAATCCATCTGCATTCCGTGTAcatctctcgtctctctccctctctctgtccctctctctatctctgtctctctctctctgtctctctctctgtctctctctctgtctctctctctctctctctctctctctctctctctctctctctctctctctccctctcctgtctctttctctctctgtctctctcctctctgtctctctctctctctcctctctctctcctctctcctctctctctttctcttcgtctctctctctcctcttctctctcctcctcctccctctcgtctctctctctctctctctctctctctctctctctctctctctctctctgtctctcctctgtctctctctctctctgtctctctctctctctctctctctttctctctctctctctgtctctctcgttccctccgTCTCACTTatgtacaaacaaacacacacaaacataaaagtaTAAAAAGGCAAAAAACTGAATACACACAAACGTTTGTACCTACTTTGTGCAGCTCAGAGGTAACAAAGGTATTGAAgctgttgaggtgtgtgtgcgtttgatgaGCGTGGACACATTGTGCAGGAGAGCCTAAATgaagaggagaagaacaagAAAACCATCCACCACTCCAATGGAGGATGCTTGTATCTGACATTACCATACAGTATAATGGCCCAGATACGTCATGGTGATTAATATGACTCGACCACATACGGCCATCGCTGGCAATTCTTCCTGTGTTACATGCCAAACATACCCCAATGGCTATgcactgtttctctctctctctctctctctctctctctctctctctctctctcactcactctctgtacGCCCAGAGAGACACAGTTCTGCACAAAAGGTGTCTGTTGACACACGCTGAAAATAGCTGaaaatagacacacatacacacacacccacacgtgtatgtgcacgcacatacacacattcacgcacacagaGATGCGTACCATGCACCCTTATGATGAATGGGCTGAGTGGGATGAATGAGCAGGATGATCCAGGAGAGGAGTATAGAGATTAAAACGTGGACGATTTAAATTGAGATTGCCAGACCTTGCACTACTAGTGCAACCGGGATTGTAGGGTTCATTCCAGGGGATAAAATTCCCTCAAATGTAATCTGAGAATAACCCtcactttttattttgtaatgtaAGCCCACCAGAATTACTCGCAAGGTTACTTACTGGCTTTGTCACATACTGCATTGCATGCATACCGGCGTGTATACATGTATACCTGTGTACCTGCTCATAGTGTAGAAACTGTACAGCTGTATCAAACTCAACAGGGCGGCATCACCAGCAAAAGAAAGCCAACTGCTGCTCATTGGGCCCGAGAGTCTTATTTCAAATACACATCCTGCACTAAATACTACTATGCTGTTGCTAACTCTTCCCGCCCCCAGGTTACGGCTAAGGGCTTCGGTCCGCTGCTCCAGTTCGCCTACACGGCCAAGCTGGTGCTGAGCCGCGAGAACATCGGCGAGGTTATCCGCTGCGCCGAGGTGCTCGGCGTGCACAACCTGGAGGACTCCTGCTTCCGCTTCCTGCAGGCCCAGCTGCAGAACGACGGCGAGCAGCACATCACCAACGGCCGAGCGGCGTACGACAGCGACGGCAACCGAGAGCCCgacgaagacgacgacgacgacgacggcgacGTCGTCGCGACCGAAGAGCACTTCCTGTCCAAGGCGCCGGGGGTGAGGTCGACGGACGTCGCCGAGGAGACCGTTGAGTGGCAGCACGAGCAGGGTCACGCCGCCATCGACCTGCCGCGCTGCGCCAAATACAGGAAGTACCAGTACCAGGACCCGCAGCATCAGAACGGAGACGGCCATCACGGCGACGCCGATGGGGACCTAGTCAACCATACCTCAGTGGGCTCCCGGAGCCCCAGGCCCTCTGACAACGGCAcagctgcccctcctcctccccccactcctcctccccattcACAGGggcacctcctcaccccctccaggATCAAAGAGGAGCCCTTTGTgtttgagggggagggggaggggggcggcagtagctgCCCTCCGGAGTCCTGcgctgaggaggaggtgctggagatggagctggaggtggaggggggcccCGTGGCCTCGGATCTGTCCCCCGGCGACAGCGGCAGTCTGCCCAGCTCCTGCCTGCGCTCCTACCTCCAGAGGGGAGGCCTGGATCTCACGGGGGTTCCCAGCACAACCATCCAGCAGCTGCTCTCCAGCAGACTGTCCCTGGATCACTACCGGGAGCTCGCCCGGGAACGGGAGCGCGACAGGGAGTCGGCCCCCCAGAGCCACTGCCGCAGCGGGGACCTGAAGGCGACCTCGCTGGAGCCCGCCAACGGCTCCAAGGCCGAGGTGGAGCTGGACCGCCGTAGCGTCATCTTCTCCTCGGCCGACGGCGAGCGTCTGGGAAGGCCAGGACCCCACGCCTACTCCACCTCGTCCGAGCGGAAGTTCACGGAGAAGGAGCCGCCGCCCGACCTCACGAAGGCGCCGTGCGTCCCTTCCACCAAGCACTTCCCCTCGGCgctcctgtcctcctcttcctccccgttCGGGGACCAGGCCTCCTCGGTCGCCCGGCCGCGCcccgcctccaccgccgcccCGACCACCGCTGCCCCCACCAGCTGCCCCATCGCCGTCCCGGTCCGGATGGCCACCCGCTCACCCTCCCACCCGGCCGCCGAGCCCCGGACACGCAcctccagctcctgctcctccttctcctaccTGGAGGACGGGGGCAGCGGGGGCTCCCCGTCCAGCCTGCCGCAGTACGACTTCTCCTCGTCCTCGCCGCGCTCGCGCTCgcgctcgggctcgggctcggtgTCGGGGCTGGCCCGCTGCCTGGCCGGGGGCGGCGAGGAGCAGGGCAACCACGCCGCCGACGCCGTCTTCACTCAGGGTCGCGCCAAGATCAAGCGCGAGCACAGCGGCTACGGGCCCAACGGGACCAACTCCAGCGACGAGTCGGGATCCTTCTCCGAGGGCGACAGCGAGTGCGGCGTGCCCAGGGAGCCGGGGCCTGAGGTGGGTTTACCGGCCTTCTGTTTCTAGTGCATCTTTATTACGATTCCCCCCGTCTACCCTGCCCCATGGCCTTATCTCCCAACCAACAGATGGTTGCGGGGCCCGGATAGATCCTGGTGGGGCCCACACTTCAACAGATCTCCAGAGGCAGCGCTTAATCAAACAGAGGGTCTGAAAGCGAATGTCCTGTCATGAGGTGGAGATGTCATAGATCTGCAGACACTGCCGATAATGAAAGTGCGTGAAGCTCTAGTTGAAGTCCGGTTTGAATCACAGCCTTAATTGTATGCTGCTCTATTGCCCTGAGGTGATACTCCCACTTAGTTGAATGTACATTCCTCAAAGAGCTTGCGTAGATAATGGCttcaaatgaaaaagaaaaggccTATGAGTCACCAACCTGACCACAGCTTTGTGCCTGCCTACACATACTACATAATGGATTTGGATGTCTGGACTTTTGCCGTGTTATTAAAGAAGATTGACAAAATGCATCGCCACCGAAAGCAGAATGCTACTGAACGTAAAAGACAACAGCTGAAAGCAGTCTCAGTGGGTTTGCAGTCTTCCTCGGTTGGTGTTTCTATTagagacacaaataaaatgtcaaTACAAGTTAGATGTTGTCTGTGGAAAGGGATGCTGTGCTGTCAGTGGTCGTTGTCCCTCACCCTGCAGGGCTTTGCAGCCACTGAGCTCAGTCTGTACATGCCCAGTGATTCACCGCCAGTGTGAGCCCCAGTAGTTTCAGTTGcataaaaaaatgatatatcGCACATTCTATCTGCGATTTAGAGAGGAGATCTATTCTTGgacctctctgtgtctttggAGACATGCCACACAGCAGAGGAGcctgcacacccacgcacacccacacacattacacCCGCATAgtagcacatgcacacacacacacatgcatatgcacaccaTCTATGTGGAGTTGAGAGCTactcgttgccatggtgatgctTAAGCACATCCATATCTAGTGAGATGTGAGTTGGACGCTGAAACATGTGCGCGGGAAGCCTtcgcacatacatacagacagacagacacacacacacacacacacacacacacacacacacacacacacacacacacacacacacacacacacacactattataccaATACGCAAGAGAACTCGGCTGTGGATTAGAGTTCTGGTGAAGAGGTGTATATGTGTTAATGTATGTAATGTTATTATGTGCTTTATCTTACTTAACGTATCTATGAAACATGAGCAACCAATCAGGAGGCCAGTGAGTCAAGAGCAGTTGAAATGAAGgaggtatttttttaattttgacgTATTGACATTATAATCATTAATGAGTGGGCATGCAAGAGTGCAATTATAATGTTCTTATGGTAGCCAGCCTATTATTTAGCTGTGGATTTACTAGAATAGCTTGAATTGGATCACATTTGTCTTGGCATCAAACCTTGGCAGAGTATATCAAAGAAAGAATGTCCTGCTGCACTATGTCTGGGGCACCCATCCCGACCCACCACGAAactagcacaaacacacaacataaatCAAAATAACACCatgaaaacatacacacaggtgtgtgaccaacaggtgaagtgtgtgtgtgtgtgtgtgtgtgtgtgtgtgtgtgtgtgtgtgtgtgtgtgtgtgtgtgtgtgtgtgtgtgtgtgtgtgtgtgcgagaatgtgtatttgtgtgtgtgtgtgtgtgtgtgtgtgtagcatgtcCCAGTTCTTTGCATTGACCCAGTTGTGTCACACTGAGAATGGgggtgcacacatacacacacacacacagacagacacacacacacacacacacacacaggatgccCCGTAGCCAGGTGGAAGGTGTCCTGTCCGAGTTCCCTCCACCATCTGCTTCAgccacccccccttccctctctctctgtgacaccTTCAAATATGGGCCATTACCACCCACCTgcctctccacccctccacacacacacacacatcaactccTTTTCTacaacatagagagagaccaaTGAATCATGGTAGTGGATTTGGGGGGCTGATGGATGGAGTTAACAATGCCAtcagttgagagagagagagagagagagagagagagagagagagagagagagagagagagagagagagagagagagagagagagagagagagagagagagagagagagagatgcttagCCCAACAACCTCCCTCTACACCCCAGTGCCTGTTTCCCTGCTGGGACCCACAGCCCATATACATGGAAACCagagcaccagagagagagggagagagagactatgagTGTCTAAAGGCTTACTCTGTCATTCTAACCTTATTATGTGACTGGTTGGGAGTCATCGGGCTATATATAGATGTGTATCAAGGAGAGAATGAAGCGCAGGATAGCAGGAAAGTGTAACAGGGAGAGCGGCACATCATTTTCCCTTCCCTTTGTTGCCAGCCAGTGTGGTGAATGACCTCATCTTTAAGCACACTGCCCAAGTTCAACTCCATAGGCACACGCCGCCACGGGAATGGAGAAATTGGCACGACTAGCATATTGTACTAGCACGAACGTCAGCTCCGTGGTCGATTCTAATGTATGAAAGCCTATATAGAAGTCATTACACACGATCCCACGGGAGATTATTTTATGGTTTTGTGGTTGTTCAGCTGCTTCCTATATATGGCTTATTaccaaataaaaagaaaagttaaAGTAAATAATATGAAATAGACAATGCACAGTCTCCGGTTTATAACTGGCCAATGCAATCTCTGCATTAAAACAATAGAGGTATACATCAAAATGACAAACACGCATAGGGCTTTACCGCAAGAATCCCAACGGTGCAAATGCTTAGGCCTACGTCTAGCAAAGGGAGAGATCCTTTGTACAAATCTGGAAGAATCGGAAGTAGTAGGCCTAATTAGCGGCTGTATCGATGACTCACTATGAAGACCTTTTTTGGAGAGGCATATTTGTTACGTgacgtttttattttaaatctaaataaataaatccaatTGTTTTAACGAGCAACTGACCGGCAATGACAAAGAAGTAGTCCGTCTAATGTAGATCCCACCCCAGTCATTATCAAGGTCATGGGCTGGAATCTATCCCAGCCCATAATTAGCACGAGGTATAGCTTAAATACCAAAGAATGCCTCCCCTGgcaggatcacacacacacacaaggcaacAATGTGAGATTCACTCCAAGTTGTGTAACCTGCATGCCTTTGGCCCGCACAAACAAAGGAAATAGGCCGACAGCCCAATGCAGAGGGGGTCGAAGCATTTTGATTTGAACTCATGGTTCAGATTGAAGAGGCACTCGGGCCTAAGCACTGAATCAACATTCCGACCCTTTTTTTAGACCAGCGTAGGaattctgtaaaaaaaataaataaaaaaatacgaGATACAATGCGGTTTTGTTGTGAATGAAAGAGAGCTCCTATTGTTCCGCTCAACCGTGTGACGTGGAACGCAGCTCTGtagtgccatctagtggacacATATGACCTATTCCTCCCAGTGCACCACTGTATTGTGAAGGCAACTAGATAGGCTTCTCTTCGGTCTTTTCTTTCAAATGATTATCCACAACTTTCTAACCTCAGCAATTAACCTAACCTAATCCTTACCCTTCTTTCCCATGTGGTTTTATTTCTTGTACACATGTTCATATCTCCCAATAGTTATGAAATTCCTCCAATGGAAATGCATATCATTGCTACTGGTTGAGTCATCTCTTGTCTCCAAAGAGGTGTGCAAGGGGATTGTATCTCGGCTTCATGAGTTCACAAGTTCAAGTTATTTTATTAGTCACagcacaacataacaggcaaagCAGTCATAGTTGGCAATGATATTTTTGTATTTCCCAAGATCTCCTTAACAATGCAAAATTGTGTAAGTAGATAAAGATAGTAAAAAGAGTAACAAGGTACAGTGCAATTAAgaacaaaatattttaaataaaacttGAATacatctatgtatatatgtatacatttatatatataaataatatgtatgtacagtaatatatatatatatatatatatatatatatatatatatatataaaacaataaagACAGTAAAGTCAATAAATGATTGATGTAAAGCAAAGAACGCATGAAACACGAGAGAGGAACCTAAACTCACACTGTGTGGTTGTGCAGGTGAAGCTTCCCTTCCCGGTGGACCAGATCACCAACCTGCCCCGCAACGACTTCCAGATCCTGGTCAAGATGCACAAGCTGAGCTCGGAGCAGCTGGAGTTCATCCACGACGTGCGACGGCGCAGCAAGAACCGCATCGCCGCCCAGCGCTGCCGCAAGAGGAAGCTCGACTGCATCCAGAACCTGGAGGTGGAGATCCGCAAGCTGGTACGCTTCATGGCTGTTACACCccttaacccctgaccctagGGCTCTACACCccttaacccctgaccctaTAGCTCTACACCCCTTAACCCCCGACCCTAGGGCTCTACACCCCTTAACCCCCGACCCTAGGGCTCTACACCCCTTAACCCCCGACCCTAGGGCTCTACACCCCTTAACCCCCGACCCTAGGGCTCTACACCccttaacccctgaccctaTAGCTCTACACCCCTTAACCCCGACCCTAGGGCTCTACACCccttaacccctgaccctaTAGCTCTACACCccttaacccctgaccctagGGCTCTACACCccttaacccctgaccctaTAGCTCTACACCCCTTAACCCCCGACCCTATAGCTCTACACCccttaacccctgaccctaTAGCTCTACACCCCTTAACCCCCGACCCTATAGCTCTACACCCCTTAACCCCCGACCCTATAGCTCTACACCccttaacccctgaccctaTAGCTCTATAGTACTCCCCTTAACCCCTGACCCCCAAGCTTTTACTTACGGGGATTTGTCTTGACCAACATTATACTCCTTGGTGTCCTGACCCTTCTCAACCGTCTCATGATGATTAtggttttgttgttgtgttgcatATTCTTTAATAGTGAAAGGTGTTGAATACGCCTTACTAAGACGTCGTACGCTGTGTGTCCTCTCCGGCCGGGCAGGTCAATGAGAAGGAGAAGCTACTGAGCGAGCGCAACCAGCTCAAGGTGTGCATGGCCGACCTCTGGCAGAACCTCTCCTACCTCTCCCAGGAGGTGTGTCGGGACACCCAGGGCAGCCCAGACCAGGCCCACGACGACCCCGCACTGGACTCCGCCTCCGCCGCGGGGGCTCTGTCGCGGGCCGCTTGGGCCAGCGCGGCCCCCACCAGCATCGACCTCACATCCAACCCCGGGTCGCCTTCCTCCGAAGCaggtggaaggggaggaggagggggaggagggggaggaggaggagggggggggaaagcaagaagaggagggaggaagtcaAACGTGGCGGCGAGTGTGGATCGGGCGCCGCTGGACGAGGAGCGACGGGGGCCCGGGATGCAGGGGTACAGCTTGGGGCGGGAGGAGCGGGGGCCTCCTGCTgtctctcctccgcctccttgtCCTCCCCCTTCATCGCAGGAGGGCGGCTCCAGCGGGGATGTATGTAGCGCCACCGTGACGGTAGACTTCTGTCAGGAGATGACGGAGAAGTGCACAACAGCCGAGCAGCAGGCACACAGTTGTGcttaaagaaaaaagaaatggCCGCTGGCTATCTACTTCttattattttctctttgtTCTTTTACGTGTTTTCGAGTCTTTGAAACTTTTACATGTCTCTCTACCTTGATATTTGAAGTCCAATTTGTAGTTggtgttatttttgtttttttgtaatgaACAACACTAGAGTTGTCTTATCAGCAATACTGGTCACCAGGTATCTCTTTTGGACTGGTTACAATACCATTACCACGGGCAGCTTTTTCTCTCTCGGGCCCTGTCCACATGTTTGCAtcttattttgaaaatacaaaACTCCAGTTCCTTCTAATTTTTTAGAAAATCTCTGCCCAAACGAGAAAGCAAAAGTGATAGAAAATGCGCATATTGGCCAGGCCAATAGGTGGCGACTTTGTATCCAATATATAAGGTAAATACCAATTGAACAAGGACGCTCTGTGCAGATGGTTTACTGCCAAAGCAAATTGAGGCCATGATGTcaccgtttaaaaaataaatcggtTTCACATTGCAACTTTCAGCGGAAGACAGGCCAAAACAAATAGCCAATACTATGTTTTCAGAAATATAAGTAGGTAAAATAAGTATGTTTTCAGAAATATAAGTATAATAAGTCATAAGTACACTTGTGGATGGggcctcactccttctctctcttgctgtcactcttcttctctttctttctatctcggCTCCCCACTTCTCTTTCGTGCGCCAGGGGAGGTTAAACTCAGGAATTACTCAGAATGTTCAGTAATGTCTCCCTGCTAATATGTACACACATTTTTACTTTAGAGTCCTGTCATAACTTGTAACCACTAAGAACCACCATAGTGTGGCTGTAAGTACTTATTTACTTACGTACAGGAAATATTTTCCAGTGGCATTAACAGGGTCTGTTTTAACCTATGGTTCAAACACAACCCACTCCGGTTATTTGCTAAAGAAATGAAATGACACACGTTTTGAAATGATGTCAGAACTGACACAGATATCAACAATCAACATTTAAGGAGTGAAACAGGACTTTAAAGTGAAATGTTACCAAAGGTATGAATTTGTAAAATTTGTACATTTTAATGAACTGGGTGGAATGAGCTGTCATTATGCAAAGGTTTCAAATTTTACTTTCTTCGGACTTCAAGTTCACAATCGCCGCACTGAAGTGGACTTTTCTGCATACCCTATCTCCCCTCACATTTAACTTCCCCATATCAGAGCGATACAGTGAGGACACATGTGTGCTACACAAGGAAATGTTTCAAATAATTGGCAAAACACAAAGTAGGAGCACTATCTGAGCACCTCCAAGAGGCCACGTTTAGCGTTCAAAAGCAGAGGATCGAGGAATGACCCCGGCACTTACAGGCGGACCTCAACAGAGCAACTTAATCAGACCGTTTGTTTGAGCCAGTAATTTATTGTCTATTGAATCTATGAGTGAGTTGTCCCTCCATTTGGCTCTGGGATCCACTGTTGATGTTGTGTTGTACATAGAAGTCAAATTACCCCTACGGAATAAGCATTTGGTATATTTATGTAGGACGTTTGCGCAATTGAAAATGTTTtacattttcgttttttttgttgtggttttttgAATTCACGCAAAATATCCGATCATTCTCTTTTCAGCTTTCGATTAAGTGCATCTAATGGTGCATACTTACAAATTACAAGCTtcaagaaaacaaaaaggagaCTATATCATTGCATTATTGGTTGAGGGAGATGCCAAATTATTTAGCTGTTAAGTCAATTCCGAAGCACGTGGCAGGGTAGGCAATGACATGGAAAATGTTggctggacgtgtgtgtgtggggggggggggtttggcccTGTACATTTTTGCATTTTACAACACCATGGAGGGTTTTAGGATCAGAACCTGTTTTAACAAAAGTCTAGATCTAAATTGTGAATCTCCAATGTTGTTCGGGGTCCCCTTTTTGGACCTTGAGGTTTTGGGGCCGTCCTCTGTAGATTGGATGTACGATTGTGTTATGGATTACAAGTATACCCATGGTAAAGACGTGGCCAATAGGTTATTACAAAGACGGACCCAAAGTCATGAAATAATCAACCATTCCAGAGCATGACAGTAAGGTTTAACTGAAGATGAAACTAGCCACCACAAATAATCCAGAGattgtcaaaaaaataaatctaaacaCGGACAGACCCTTAAGAAAACACTGAAGAACAGCTGATGTTAGATAGGCGTTGATTCATGTGAACatgctaatttatttatttgtactttgttgtttttcaaaggggggttgtgtgtgggggggagggtggtaGTGTAAGGAATAGGGTGGGATGCGGGTGGTTTGGGGATCTGGTAGATACTAAAATATAGGCCACTACCTATTTCCTAGCATTGATTCTGTGTTCGGTaatggttgttttaaaaaaaactttttattgTGTTTAATCATGGTTATCTGCGACTATTCGAAAGACGGATGAGATTATGTCTTTGATATATTATGACTCACAAATGTCCTTGTTAACTAAGTTATACTTAGAGGGATGAGAGTATGTTTACAACAGTTGTTTTTTCTGCTTATGCATCTCAAGGCCAGCCCCTGAGATGCATTTTTAATAGGAAAATTACAGTTAATTAGATGAATATGTTGAAATTAGAATCAACCGACAAGTGCAGCTCAAACTTTTGCCTTAGCTGTTTTTGAACCCAAACTCAGAAAGCGGAAGATTGCATTCAAACAAAACTGTTAAATAATGCAATGGCAACAAAAAAGCTAAATATCACCAGGGTACCCATCCCTTTCAACATCTAAGGAAGTCAGAAAACACAGTTGATGGTCAAATCTTTAGCTGAAAAGAGaaatgttttaatgtgtgtCCAAAACAAATTGAGAAATTCTAAGTGAATTTCAACCAAATCCTCATCTGCACATTACAACTACAATTTGCATAACAAGAAGGCCTTGTTTGAAACTTCTAATTTGACAGTTAGAAAAGGTTTTATAATGTGTTACATTTGCTGGGTATTGCCAATTTGGCTGCTAAGGGTCTATAAGTTAACTATTGTTAATGAAAGCAATAACTTACTCAATGATTCAGGCTTGTTAAAATAATCAACGTTTTGAATTATACGTCATGAATTTATAACAGCATAGCACTAAAGCCTAAACTTGATTATTGGATGTGATTATTGTGACTACTTGTGTTGGAAGGGGGTACTCCAGAGGATAGGAAGTGCAGCTTTGCTTGAATCCTAGGTTGTGTTTTCTCAGACCTCATCAAAACAGACTGGACTCCTTGACACTTATCTACCTGGACAATTCAGCATACCTCTTCTTTTAGGTAAGGACTGTAACCATAGATATGTAGGCagtttaccttttttttttttttcataacttTTTACAGTGGTTATATCATTGTATTTGTAGATTTTGGTGAGACATTTTTTTACGTGTATTTACAACATGACTGTTACTAGCAGAAACAACCTCATCTAGCCCTCTCCCATTTTTTCTTATTGATGAATGTTGAACTTTTGAAATTTGCCtgttctttttttgttcttttgtaaATATTGTGTAACATGTCGTGTTTTGATTATTTGATATGCAAATGTTTTGAACGAAAAACAGCTCTTTTGTCTAGGCATTTTGTGTtcagaataaaacaaaaagcATGAGACAATTTCAAAGTTAGCgtttgttttttcttcatttttctATGAGTATCACAAAAGCTATGCTGGCAAAATGGAATCCATTTTTAGGAAGCTTTTAATTTTAACATTTTAtaaattcttattttttttccataaaacAATGTTGCTTACAAATAACTACAAGTAATACACAAGTCTTTGacttagaaaaaaataaaacttttacatttgtttgtttaaaatagTCCATGCTATTATAAGCATCACCATCCTTCAAGGATATCCCGCATAATCCAGGGGTCTACATTCTCACACATTCAATATCACAAACAGTATGTGGTTTTCGGTGACACAATCAATTTGAACCATACCAATGATCCTCAAATCTGGATTTAAAAAAGTGTATTTTAAGGTGCTTGGAATGGAATACATATTTGAGGTTGGTACTGTGACTACCTAGGAGTTGTGCTGTGTGATTGGTAGCATTTATTGGCCCAGGTTAACAGGACTGTGTACTaatgtttgtggatgaatctttGATATATCCTTTTTGCTTTCTCATACCGTACACAACTACGAACACCATCCCATAACACCATATAGTCGTTATGGTGACTTGTGTTGGAGCTACGTTGTCTTCTTCTCTTCACTTTTTCATGATTGAGGAGATATCCAGGAACACACTCTGTTGAAAGACAGGGAATTT belongs to Gadus chalcogrammus isolate NIFS_2021 chromosome 5, NIFS_Gcha_1.0, whole genome shotgun sequence and includes:
- the LOC130382729 gene encoding transcription regulator protein BACH2-like, which translates into the protein MALQQYKMCESDKTSRVQAGGMSAGGEERAGGGEDEGDPEGVALAGGVAAAGGSAAPVYVYESKVHCANVLLSLEEQRRRGILCDVTVVVEGRVEIRAHRAVLAASSRYFLQALLGRAGEAEPIISLPEKVTAKGFGPLLQFAYTAKLVLSRENIGEVIRCAEVLGVHNLEDSCFRFLQAQLQNDGEQHITNGRAAYDSDGNREPDEDDDDDDGDVVATEEHFLSKAPGVRSTDVAEETVEWQHEQGHAAIDLPRCAKYRKYQYQDPQHQNGDGHHGDADGDLVNHTSVGSRSPRPSDNGTAAPPPPPTPPPHSQGHLLTPSRIKEEPFVFEGEGEGGGSSCPPESCAEEEVLEMELEVEGGPVASDLSPGDSGSLPSSCLRSYLQRGGLDLTGVPSTTIQQLLSSRLSLDHYRELARERERDRESAPQSHCRSGDLKATSLEPANGSKAEVELDRRSVIFSSADGERLGRPGPHAYSTSSERKFTEKEPPPDLTKAPCVPSTKHFPSALLSSSSSPFGDQASSVARPRPASTAAPTTAAPTSCPIAVPVRMATRSPSHPAAEPRTRTSSSCSSFSYLEDGGSGGSPSSLPQYDFSSSSPRSRSRSGSGSVSGLARCLAGGGEEQGNHAADAVFTQGRAKIKREHSGYGPNGTNSSDESGSFSEGDSECGVPREPGPEVKLPFPVDQITNLPRNDFQILVKMHKLSSEQLEFIHDVRRRSKNRIAAQRCRKRKLDCIQNLEVEIRKLVNEKEKLLSERNQLKVCMADLWQNLSYLSQEVCRDTQGSPDQAHDDPALDSASAAGALSRAAWASAAPTSIDLTSNPGSPSSERRGPGMQGYSLGREERGPPAVSPPPPCPPPSSQEGGSSGDVCSATVTVDFCQEMTEKCTTAEQQAHSCA